Sequence from the Terriglobales bacterium genome:
CCGTTGGCCATGAAGAGATCGCGCGCGCCATCGTTGTTGTAATCCATGAAGCGCAGGCCGAAGCCGCTCATGTGGAACGTCGCATAGCCGATTTTCGAGCGCAGGGTTTGGTCCTCGAAACCATCTTTGCCGAGATTGCGGTAGACCCGGGCCAACTGTGTGTCGAGATGTGTGACTGCGATGTCCATCCGCCCACTCCCGGTAGTATCGGCAGCGTCGGTGCCCATTCCCGCTTCGGGAAGACCGTCGTTGCTCACGGCGACTCCGGCGAGGTAGGCAAGCTCGGTGAAGGTGCCGTCGCGATTGTTGTGGAAGAGCGAATTGGGCATGGAGTCGTTCGCGATGAAGATGTCCTGCCAGCCGTCGTTGTCATAATCGAACGTCACCACGCCCAGGCCGTTGGCGGGCTTGGCCCCGAGTGCCGACTCTTTGCTCACATCGGTGAAGGTGCCGTTCCCGTTGTTGCGATACAAAGTCGGAGGCTGCCCGTGATAGACGTCTGGATGGCAATAGCTCCGCATTCCCGGACCCCGATCGCCGCACCAGAAGTTCCGTTCTGGAGACCAATCCACGTAGTTGGCGATTACCAGATCAAGATGTCCATTATTGTTGGAGTCAAACCATGCCGCACTCGACGCCCAGCGTCCCACATTTTCGACACCGGCCTGTTTCGTCACATCGGTAAAGGTGCCATCACCGTTGTTGTGGTAGAGAATCGATCGTCCATAGCCGCAGATGAACAAATCGGGAAAGCCGTCGTTGTCATAATCGCCGACGGCGATTCCCATCCCGAAAAGACCTTCCGCGCCAACGCCAGCTTTCGCAGTTACGTCCGTAAACGTTCCATCGCCGTTATTGCGGTACAGCGCCGCGCGCAGCCGATGAGCCGGCTTGTAGATCTTCGTAGGCGCACTGTTCACCAGGTAGAGATCGAGCAGCCCGTTCTGGTCGTAGTCGATCCAGCCGCATCCCCCGCCCATGGTTTCGATCAGGTACTTCTCGGGAGTCGCGGCATTGTCGTGCTTGAAAT
This genomic interval carries:
- a CDS encoding FG-GAP-like repeat-containing protein gives rise to the protein MRQTLTLSRRDLLKLFGVSFLINPFEQVSRPGANKVTFTDVTRAAGIDFKHDNAATPEKYLIETMGGGCGWIDYDQNGLLDLYLVNSAPTKIYKPAHRLRAALYRNNGDGTFTDVTAKAGVGAEGLFGMGIAVGDYDNDGFPDLFICGYGRSILYHNNGDGTFTDVTKQAGVENVGRWASSAAWFDSNNNGHLDLVIANYVDWSPERNFWCGDRGPGMRSYCHPDVYHGQPPTLYRNNGNGTFTDVSKESALGAKPANGLGVVTFDYDNDGWQDIFIANDSMPNSLFHNNRDGTFTELAYLAGVAVSNDGLPEAGMGTDAADTTGSGRMDIAVTHLDTQLARVYRNLGKDGFEDQTLRSKIGYATFHMSGFGLRFMDYNNDGARDLFMANGHVLDNIERYHAESHYAEPKLMFRNLGNGTFENVSNQLGPDFAADRVSRGAAIADYDNDGDLDILVSNNGEVPQLLRNDGGNANHWLELFLIGTRSNRDGVGARVKVVAGDLMLYDQRKGGMSYQSAQDPRLHFGLGQRAKVDSVEIVWPSGVVTKLQDLKADQIIAVKEGAGIVEKPFPRFRVKQ